DNA sequence from the Vicinamibacterales bacterium genome:
CGCGGCGTATTCTTCTCGATCTGCACGACGTCACCTACGTCGACAGCGGCGGCATCGGTGCCGTGGTGGAGATGTATCTGCATTTACAGCGCGTCGGCGGCCGGCTTGCGCTGATGCGGCCCGGCCCGTGCGCGCGGCGCGTGCTGCAGATCACGCACCTGGCATCCGCGCTGGACGTGTTCGAAGACGAGGAAAGCGCCATTCGCGGCATTCACATGCCTGCCACGCACTGAAGCCGCGGAACGCCCGTTCCGTCGCGCGGCATCGGGCGCCGACCGGCGCGCTTGCGTCCGGGTTGCGCCAACCAGATAATCTCCTGCCATATCCGTGGATTACGAACGGCTCCTGGTCGACAACCTGCCGCTCGTGGACGGCGTCGTTCACACGATTGCCCGGCGCTACCGGCTCTCGGCCGACGAGGCAGACGACCTGTCGTCCTCCGTGCGGCTGAAGCTGCTCGAGAACGACTACGAGGTGCTGCGCAGGTTCGAAGGGCGCAGCCAGCTGCGCACCTACCTGATTACCGTGGTGCAGCGCATGTTCCTGGACGAGCGCAACGCGCGGTGGGGCAAATGGCGGCCGTCCGCCCAGGCGAGCCGCCTCGGCCCGATCGCGATGCTGCTCGACCAGCTGACCACGCGCGACAACCTGACGTTCGACGAGGCGGTGGAATCGATCGCGGCGCGCTACGGCGACGCCGTCTCGCGCGCGCAGCTCGAGGGGATGCTGGCGCAGCTTCCGGCGCGCTGCGGTCGGCGGTTCGTCGGCGACGCCGCGCTGGAAGACATGGCGGCGCCTGCCGCGGGCCCGGACGCCGTCCTCGACGGAATCGATCGCGAGCGGTCGGGCGATCGCATCGAGCGCGCGTTGTCGGCCGTGATCGCGCCGCTCGGGGACGAAGACAAGGTGATCCTGAGACTCCGCTTCTGCCAGAACATGAAGCTGGCGCGGATCGCGGAGCTGCTGGCGCTGGCGCCGAAGCCCTTCTACAGACGGGTCGACGACCTGATGCGGATGCTGCGTAAAGCGCTGCAGGCGCAGGGCGTAAGCGAACGGGACATCGCCTCGCTGGTCGACAATCCCACGGTCGGGATTGAAGATATGCTCGGCGCCGCCGGGACGGAAAAAACGGTGGAGCGTCCGTCCGTACCATGAAGATG
Encoded proteins:
- a CDS encoding STAS domain-containing protein — translated: MLAPLRINERPVGDTRLLELSGHLVFDEGDQILRDRVHALVDEGSRRILLDLHDVTYVDSGGIGAVVEMYLHLQRVGGRLALMRPGPCARRVLQITHLASALDVFEDEESAIRGIHMPATH
- a CDS encoding sigma-70 family RNA polymerase sigma factor — encoded protein: MDYERLLVDNLPLVDGVVHTIARRYRLSADEADDLSSSVRLKLLENDYEVLRRFEGRSQLRTYLITVVQRMFLDERNARWGKWRPSAQASRLGPIAMLLDQLTTRDNLTFDEAVESIAARYGDAVSRAQLEGMLAQLPARCGRRFVGDAALEDMAAPAAGPDAVLDGIDRERSGDRIERALSAVIAPLGDEDKVILRLRFCQNMKLARIAELLALAPKPFYRRVDDLMRMLRKALQAQGVSERDIASLVDNPTVGIEDMLGAAGTEKTVERPSVP